The sequence below is a genomic window from Streptomyces sp. NBC_00289.
GGCCCGGCCGTGCCAGGCGGCAACCTCGGCTCAGGGGGTCTTCCCTCCGCCTCAGCGCCCGTCGAGCTCCGCTATGAGGCGCTTGGGAGCGATCTCCCGGTAGCTGTCCTCCACCCAGTCGCACAGCAGCTCGGCGGCCGGGGCGCCCTTCCGGGCCAGCGGGACACTCACCCAGCCGGCCCTGCCCAGGCCGTACCCGGCGGGTTCGGCGCCGGGAGAGGTGAGGGCGTGGGCGTGGACCGCCTCGTCCCTGAGCTTCACCGTGAGGCCGGGCGGGTGGCCGCCGTCGACGACACCGAGGAAGACGAAGACCTTGCCGTTGACCTTCGCGACGGTCTCGCCCCAGGGGAACTCCTCGGTGGCGCCCGGCAGACCGAGGGCGAACGCGCGCACTTTCCGCCACTTCGTCAGGACGTTTCCGGGCACGGCCACCGCACACCTCCCACCTCGTCGTCGGGCTTCGCACCCCTCACGCTAGCCTCGGCCACCGACAACGGCGCGTGCTGCTGGACCGAGGGGTGTCATGAGCAGGCTGAACAGGACCGACCGTCCCTACGACATCGTGCTCTTCGGAGCCACCGGCTTCGTCGGGACGCTCACCGCGGAGTACCTCGCCGCCCATGCGCCGGACGGACTGCGCTGGGCGATCGCGGGCCGCAGCGAGGAGAAGCTGGAGCGGCTGCGCGAGCGGCTGCCCGGGGGCGCGGAGCCCGGCGTCCTGCGCGCGGACGTGTCCGATCCGGCCTCGCTGCGCGCGCTCGCCGAGCACGCGCGCGTGGTGGCCACGACGGTGGGCCCCTACGTGACCTACGGCGAGGAGCTCGTCGCCGCCTGCGCGGACACCGGCGCGGACTATCTGGACCTCACCGGGGAGCCGGAGTTCGTGGACCTGACGTACGTCCGCCACGACGCACGCGCGCGGGAGACCGGCTCCCGGCTGGTGCACGCCTGCGGGTTCGACTCGGTACCG
It includes:
- a CDS encoding MmcQ/YjbR family DNA-binding protein, with the protein product MAVPGNVLTKWRKVRAFALGLPGATEEFPWGETVAKVNGKVFVFLGVVDGGHPPGLTVKLRDEAVHAHALTSPGAEPAGYGLGRAGWVSVPLARKGAPAAELLCDWVEDSYREIAPKRLIAELDGR